One genomic window of Magnolia sinica isolate HGM2019 chromosome 3, MsV1, whole genome shotgun sequence includes the following:
- the LOC131239769 gene encoding uncharacterized protein LOC131239769 → MLEDICRLFINVIARARRIPVFMYKHALLLSRMRKHIRGNLLRPAVSHFVTAFLTLQKLHVKKSELKSFVVSADFTSGPWSKKAEGKRVQQTILSQSFWTQVVKVLKSSEPLLTVLRLVDGDEKPAMGYIYDAMERANNKIMNHFNYRDCDYRPILDIIDRRWGSQMSSPLYSAAYILNPACLFTSADPAKALTMHMVGFIDVLERMIPDRGEQDKISTLLDFYTKSEGIFSRDIVIRHRTMKLPTDWWAAYRVDPNKKDPALKKLAMKILGLTCSANG, encoded by the exons atgttagaagatatatgtagattatttataaatgtgattgcaagggctagaagaatcccggtctttatgtacaaacacgcccttcttcttagtagaatgagaaaacacattaggggtaacttgctacgtccagcagTCAGCCATTTCGttacagcctttttaacactacaaaagcTACATGTAAAGAAATCAGAACTTaaaagctttgtagtgtcggccgattttacaagtgggccttggtcaaagaaggctgaaggaaaacgggttcaacaaacaattctttctcaaagtttttggactcaagtggtaaaggtgctaaaatcatccgagcccttactcactgtgttgcgattggtggacggggatgagaagcccgcaatgggctacatatatgatgcgatggagagggcaAACAATAAGATCAtgaaccattttaactatagagactgTGATTACaggccaattttagatattatagatagaagatggggcagccaaatgtcatccccattgtattcggctgcttacatccttaacccagcctgtttattcacttctgctgatccagcaaaagcactaactatgcatatggttggatttattgatgtcttggaaagaatgattccagatagaggagaacaagacaagatctcaactttgctggacttctacacaaaaagtgaagggatattctcaagggatatcgtaataagacatcggacaatgaaattaccca CTGATTGGTGGGCTGCCTATAGAGTGGACCCGAACAagaaggatccagctctaaaaaagctggctatgaagattcttggactcacgtgttctgccaATGGTTGA